From Leifsonia sp. fls2-241-R2A-40a, one genomic window encodes:
- a CDS encoding TetR/AcrR family transcriptional regulator — MAKAAYDGTGDPDRSERSSNMVKSSKAVTAQRREEIVDAATRQLKQRGVDGVRIPEVMSDVGMTPGGFYRHFDSKSSLTDAALRHAFDIHRGIMDGISEAERGDHHAAMEAFVELYMSWADPESLAVGCPVSALAGDVARAPMDASLRVVWAEELDRIFTVVSALGDEQDVDETTLAEQRARAIAGFATLVGASMLARTTAGTPLAEEILMAVQSALATAEK; from the coding sequence ATGGCCAAAGCTGCTTACGATGGCACTGGCGATCCGGATCGCTCAGAGAGAAGTTCGAATATGGTCAAGTCGTCGAAGGCTGTCACCGCACAGCGCCGGGAAGAGATCGTCGACGCCGCCACACGCCAGCTCAAGCAGCGCGGCGTGGACGGTGTGCGGATTCCGGAGGTCATGAGCGACGTCGGCATGACGCCCGGCGGGTTCTACCGTCACTTCGACTCGAAGAGCAGCCTCACCGACGCCGCGTTGCGCCACGCCTTCGATATTCACCGCGGCATCATGGACGGCATCTCCGAGGCGGAACGCGGAGACCATCACGCAGCCATGGAGGCGTTCGTCGAGCTGTACATGAGCTGGGCCGACCCCGAGAGCCTCGCTGTCGGCTGCCCGGTCAGCGCGTTGGCCGGCGATGTCGCACGGGCACCGATGGACGCGTCACTCCGGGTGGTGTGGGCCGAGGAGCTCGACCGGATCTTCACGGTGGTCAGCGCGCTCGGCGACGAACAGGACGTCGACGAGACCACGCTGGCAGAGCAGCGTGCGCGCGCCATCGCCGGTTTCGCAACACTCGTCGGGGCGTCGATGCTGGCGCGAACGACAGCGGGCACTCCGCTCGCTGAGGAGATCCTCATGGCGGTCCAAAGCGCCTTGGCAACTGCGGAGAAGTGA
- a CDS encoding helix-turn-helix domain-containing protein: MSNLDNSTANGLKSKPTKDSLAVALDAINDRWSLHIVRALAFGASRYTEILRSVGAPRDVLSARLKKLAETGIIQAKSGDSAGAGYELTQKGKDLGQVILVLKRWGDTYRPDDVPLVEFTHDVCGNVFVADVRCEACGRTVKSGEFSVRSPDHAC; the protein is encoded by the coding sequence ATGTCAAACTTGGATAACAGTACAGCAAACGGTTTGAAAAGCAAACCTACTAAGGACTCGCTCGCCGTCGCCTTGGACGCCATCAACGACCGCTGGTCCCTTCACATCGTGCGAGCGCTCGCCTTCGGCGCCTCCCGTTACACGGAGATCCTGCGATCCGTCGGAGCGCCCCGTGATGTGCTTTCCGCTCGGCTCAAGAAGCTGGCCGAGACCGGGATCATCCAGGCCAAATCGGGCGATTCCGCCGGCGCCGGCTACGAACTGACGCAGAAAGGCAAGGACCTCGGCCAGGTGATCCTCGTACTGAAGCGGTGGGGCGACACGTACCGGCCGGATGACGTGCCACTGGTCGAGTTCACGCACGACGTGTGCGGGAACGTCTTCGTGGCGGACGTCAGATGCGAGGCATGCGGCCGAACCGTGAAGTCCGGTGAGTTCTCCGTTCGCTCCCCCGACCACGCCTGCTGA
- a CDS encoding trypsin-like peptidase domain-containing protein, translating to MSEVDPLDAYSRAVVSVADLVLPSVASITVRTSRGAGAGSASVITADGFLLTSAHVVEGARSARAAFTDGTSVEVSVVGRDPLSDLAVLKSIDKTPAPVQLGDASGLRVGQLVVALGNPMGLAGSVTAGIVSALGRSLPTSAGRVVDEVIQTDAALNPGNSGGVLADSAGRMVGVNTALAGFGLGLAVPINETTKGIIESLMTKGRVRRAWLGIVGAETALSPELARRLGSSTGLRVAGVSEDSPAALGGIRQGDIVIEIDHRRVVSSTAVQKAMVENAIDHPIEVTVWRNGALVDVILVPTELADA from the coding sequence ATGTCCGAAGTTGATCCTCTCGACGCATACTCCCGCGCTGTCGTCTCCGTCGCCGACCTCGTGCTGCCCTCGGTCGCGAGCATCACGGTACGCACCAGCCGGGGTGCCGGAGCGGGTAGCGCCAGCGTCATCACGGCAGATGGGTTCCTTCTCACCAGCGCCCACGTGGTGGAGGGCGCACGATCTGCTCGAGCCGCGTTCACCGATGGAACGTCCGTAGAGGTGTCAGTGGTGGGACGGGATCCGCTCTCCGATCTCGCGGTCCTGAAGTCGATCGATAAGACGCCGGCGCCGGTGCAGCTGGGTGACGCCTCAGGGCTGAGAGTCGGGCAGCTGGTTGTCGCGCTGGGGAACCCCATGGGACTGGCAGGCTCGGTCACAGCCGGGATCGTGTCAGCGCTCGGGCGGTCGCTGCCGACCAGCGCAGGACGAGTGGTCGACGAGGTCATCCAGACGGATGCGGCATTGAACCCGGGAAACAGCGGGGGAGTGCTGGCCGACAGTGCCGGCCGAATGGTCGGCGTGAACACCGCGCTCGCCGGGTTCGGACTCGGGCTCGCCGTCCCCATCAACGAGACGACGAAGGGGATCATCGAGTCGCTCATGACGAAAGGGCGGGTGCGCCGTGCCTGGTTGGGGATCGTGGGGGCCGAAACCGCCTTGAGCCCGGAACTCGCGCGCCGACTGGGCTCCTCGACCGGGCTGAGGGTCGCCGGGGTGTCCGAGGACAGCCCTGCAGCCCTCGGCGGCATCAGGCAGGGCGACATCGTGATCGAGATCGACCACCGGCGCGTCGTCTCGAGTACAGCAGTCCAGAAGGCGATGGTCGAGAACGCGATCGACCACCCCATCGAGGTCACGGTCTGGAGGAACGGCGCCCTCGTCGACGTGATCCTGGTGCCGACCGAGCTGGCCGACGCTTAG
- a CDS encoding NmrA family NAD(P)-binding protein yields the protein MAPSEPVLLTGVGGGPSSISRLTAHSLLKAGQTVRLLIHRDDGRADDLRRLGAEVVVGDLADPQDVADALRGVHRVFFNMAVSSDYLRAAAVMSSVAVELGELHALVNMSQLTVAQMTATSSDESDQQRLHWLVERIEEWAPLPVVNVRPTVFMDNPMFSIAPRQLIASANTLALPIGAGRTSPVAATDVAAVVSSILLDPSTHVGRTYELTGPESLNLDELAERYGRALGRTLSVSDIPLDVYERMLNSLPGLPSHVRQHIYTVAKLHRAGRYDRSSNDVELITGKPAQSLENYIAHHRELFFGGSAG from the coding sequence ATGGCACCGTCCGAGCCGGTCCTTCTTACTGGCGTGGGCGGAGGCCCGAGCAGCATCAGCCGCCTGACCGCCCATTCGCTGTTGAAGGCCGGCCAGACGGTGCGCCTGCTGATTCATCGTGATGACGGGCGCGCCGACGACCTTCGCCGCCTAGGCGCCGAGGTCGTCGTCGGGGACCTGGCCGACCCGCAAGACGTCGCCGACGCGCTCCGCGGCGTGCACCGGGTCTTCTTCAACATGGCCGTGTCTTCGGACTATCTGCGGGCGGCTGCCGTGATGAGCTCGGTCGCCGTCGAGTTGGGCGAACTGCACGCGCTGGTGAACATGTCACAACTCACGGTCGCCCAGATGACTGCGACGAGCAGTGATGAATCGGATCAGCAGCGGTTGCACTGGCTGGTCGAACGTATCGAGGAGTGGGCGCCCCTACCGGTGGTGAATGTTCGCCCGACGGTGTTCATGGACAACCCGATGTTCTCGATCGCTCCACGCCAGTTGATCGCGTCGGCGAACACACTCGCTTTGCCGATCGGCGCCGGACGGACCTCACCGGTAGCGGCGACGGATGTGGCCGCGGTGGTGTCCTCGATCCTGCTCGACCCATCGACGCACGTAGGAAGGACATACGAGCTCACCGGACCGGAATCGCTCAACCTGGACGAGCTCGCCGAACGCTATGGGCGGGCTCTCGGCAGAACACTGTCCGTGAGCGACATCCCGTTGGACGTCTACGAGCGGATGCTCAACAGCCTTCCCGGTCTTCCCTCACACGTTCGGCAGCACATCTATACCGTTGCCAAGCTGCACCGTGCCGGCCGGTACGATCGCTCGAGCAACGACGTCGAGCTCATCACCGGTAAGCCGGCGCAGTCATTGGAGAACTACATCGCACATCACCGAGAGCTCTTCTTCGGTGGTTCTGCTGGGTGA
- a CDS encoding alpha/beta hydrolase yields MKAHSRPQRIKVAAIAVAVAGLLAVAIPAQVSSAAVETKHVAASSTSSKPTIVLVHGAWADASSFTPETAALQAAGYTVLAAPNPLRGLQTDTKAVADFIKQRTSGPVVLVGHSYGGMVITGAALADPDVKALVYVDGYAPDDGESAQALTNASPGSLLNVADPSTVFDVVLPAPDASQADWDSYIRQDKFKSVFAASLPSVVTKVLAARQSPVTFGALGTPFLGTPAWKTIPSWFVIGTADRLLPAAEQRLMAQRAHGKVTEVDAPHLSMLAKPLEVTKVILNAADSVR; encoded by the coding sequence ATGAAAGCTCACTCCCGTCCTCAGCGAATCAAAGTCGCGGCGATCGCCGTCGCCGTCGCCGGCCTTCTCGCCGTCGCGATCCCCGCCCAGGTCAGCAGCGCCGCCGTCGAGACCAAGCACGTCGCTGCGTCCTCCACCTCCTCCAAGCCGACCATCGTCCTCGTCCATGGAGCGTGGGCGGATGCTTCCAGCTTCACACCGGAGACCGCCGCTCTGCAGGCCGCCGGATACACCGTCCTGGCCGCGCCCAACCCGCTTCGCGGTCTGCAGACGGACACGAAGGCGGTCGCGGACTTCATCAAGCAGCGCACCAGCGGTCCTGTCGTCCTGGTCGGACACTCCTACGGCGGCATGGTGATCACCGGCGCCGCGCTCGCCGACCCGGACGTGAAGGCCCTCGTCTACGTCGACGGCTACGCGCCGGACGACGGTGAGAGCGCTCAAGCCCTCACGAACGCGTCTCCCGGGTCTCTGCTCAACGTCGCTGACCCGAGCACGGTGTTCGACGTCGTCCTCCCTGCGCCGGATGCCTCGCAGGCCGACTGGGACAGCTACATCCGCCAGGACAAATTCAAGTCGGTCTTCGCGGCAAGCCTGCCGTCGGTGGTCACCAAGGTCCTCGCCGCCAGGCAGAGCCCGGTGACGTTCGGCGCCCTCGGTACCCCGTTCCTCGGTACACCGGCATGGAAGACCATCCCCAGCTGGTTCGTCATCGGCACCGCTGACCGACTGCTGCCCGCCGCTGAGCAGCGCCTGATGGCGCAGCGGGCCCACGGCAAGGTCACCGAGGTCGATGCGCCTCACCTGTCCATGCTGGCGAAGCCGCTGGAAGTCACGAAGGTGATCCTGAACGCGGCCGACTCCGTCCGTTAG
- a CDS encoding NADPH-dependent F420 reductase has product MQSESTQQSHERRNMRLGIIGAGALAQAFTVRALSAGHTVTISSSHRTDSLDATAHSLGVGVRAGTKYEAADADVVLLAVPYRNAPLALADLGDWGGRTLIDATNDFSQSTPPFPGVPSSSEVIAEMAHGAHVIKAFNTTPARVLASDPRPSEGYRRVIVMSGDDVPSKGALRSLLGQMGFAPVDLGGLAEAARLQQLPGGLLAGLDLFVRDWGTEVQRVRR; this is encoded by the coding sequence ATGCAGAGCGAATCGACCCAGCAATCGCACGAAAGGCGAAACATGCGGCTCGGAATAATCGGCGCAGGCGCCCTAGCCCAAGCCTTCACCGTTCGCGCCCTCTCTGCAGGCCACACGGTGACCATCAGTTCCTCGCATCGAACCGACAGTCTCGACGCGACCGCTCACTCGCTCGGGGTCGGCGTTCGCGCCGGCACCAAGTACGAAGCGGCGGATGCGGACGTCGTGTTGCTCGCCGTGCCGTACAGGAATGCTCCGCTCGCACTCGCGGATCTGGGCGACTGGGGAGGCCGGACGCTGATCGATGCGACGAACGACTTCTCTCAGAGCACGCCTCCCTTCCCCGGAGTTCCCTCCTCCAGCGAGGTGATAGCCGAAATGGCGCACGGTGCCCACGTCATCAAGGCGTTCAACACCACTCCCGCACGTGTCTTGGCAAGCGATCCACGGCCGTCGGAGGGATATCGTCGGGTGATCGTCATGAGCGGCGATGATGTGCCGTCCAAAGGCGCTCTTCGTTCCCTGCTCGGCCAGATGGGATTCGCTCCGGTCGATCTGGGTGGTCTCGCCGAGGCGGCGCGGCTTCAGCAACTCCCAGGCGGTCTCCTCGCAGGGCTCGACCTGTTCGTACGCGATTGGGGAACGGAAGTCCAGCGCGTCCGGCGCTGA
- a CDS encoding LysR family transcriptional regulator: protein MDLRGLEAVLAVYENGSFSAAATALFLSQPALTRRVAQLERELDTRLFVRTPHGVVVTDTGRALMEPARRAIREAQSIRGAIDLVRSGTRGRLSVVGMSNLSVGFGSLVADFHESMPEVEFRMASADTTAAAVGMVEAGLHDLAIVDLPLTSETLVAHPVVSQDFLIVLGPGGTETPPDSPIPTVTAAMIERRTMIHLPTQQFPQQRGMLLYEMLRLQPAAHMEVSTCSLLVPISQSGRTVAVVPRPVALVGRAEGLALAAPPKPIKRTLAFARHPGNASGAVRHFLKLAGAPAAAFA from the coding sequence GTGGATCTGAGAGGTTTGGAGGCCGTGCTGGCCGTGTACGAGAACGGCTCGTTCTCCGCTGCCGCGACGGCGCTGTTCCTGTCTCAGCCAGCCCTCACGCGCCGAGTAGCGCAGCTCGAGCGCGAACTCGATACCCGGCTGTTCGTCCGAACGCCGCACGGTGTTGTCGTCACCGACACGGGCCGAGCCCTCATGGAGCCCGCGCGGCGTGCCATCCGCGAAGCGCAGTCCATTCGTGGTGCCATCGACCTGGTCCGCTCCGGGACGCGCGGGAGACTCAGTGTGGTGGGGATGAGCAACCTCAGCGTCGGGTTCGGGAGCCTGGTCGCCGACTTTCACGAGAGCATGCCGGAAGTCGAGTTCCGGATGGCGTCCGCCGACACCACCGCGGCCGCCGTCGGCATGGTCGAGGCGGGCCTTCACGACCTGGCGATCGTAGATCTTCCGCTGACCTCCGAGACGCTCGTCGCGCATCCGGTAGTCAGCCAGGACTTCCTCATCGTTCTGGGGCCCGGAGGTACCGAGACGCCCCCGGACTCACCGATTCCGACAGTGACAGCCGCGATGATCGAGCGACGCACCATGATTCATCTGCCCACCCAGCAGTTCCCCCAGCAGCGGGGGATGCTCCTGTACGAGATGTTGCGACTCCAACCGGCCGCCCACATGGAGGTTTCCACGTGCAGCCTCCTGGTCCCCATCTCGCAGTCGGGACGCACCGTCGCGGTGGTTCCGCGTCCGGTTGCCCTCGTCGGCCGTGCTGAGGGCCTCGCGCTGGCTGCTCCGCCGAAGCCGATCAAGCGCACCCTGGCGTTCGCACGGCACCCCGGCAACGCCTCGGGCGCCGTGCGGCACTTTCTGAAGCTGGCCGGGGCACCGGCGGCCGCATTCGCGTGA
- a CDS encoding DUF302 domain-containing protein: MTASATPPLGEAWTATRFSVVAQYSFEELTQRFEQLVPAYPQQAFSDLVDRQASWKEIVSYAEGYSELGLLTYWHDSVTRMMALAGNRSKCAFYFVGNFPVAERMYRHDPRVMNYAPLRMTITENEHGVVHFTTDQPSGGFGSFGDPAITAVGEGVDRKVAQLLRRLDLPVPAALLQTADCGPSRDA, encoded by the coding sequence ATGACCGCATCAGCGACCCCGCCGCTTGGCGAAGCGTGGACGGCGACACGGTTCTCCGTCGTTGCTCAGTACAGCTTCGAGGAGCTCACCCAGCGCTTCGAACAGCTCGTGCCGGCGTACCCGCAGCAGGCCTTCTCGGACCTCGTCGACAGGCAGGCGTCGTGGAAGGAGATCGTGTCCTATGCCGAGGGCTACTCGGAACTCGGGCTGCTGACGTACTGGCACGACTCGGTCACCCGCATGATGGCTCTTGCCGGAAACCGGTCCAAGTGCGCGTTCTATTTCGTCGGCAACTTCCCCGTCGCCGAGCGGATGTACCGCCATGATCCTCGCGTGATGAACTACGCTCCCTTGCGGATGACGATCACCGAGAACGAACACGGCGTCGTGCACTTCACGACGGACCAGCCGAGCGGCGGCTTCGGGTCGTTCGGCGATCCGGCGATTACCGCGGTCGGCGAGGGCGTCGACCGCAAAGTCGCTCAACTGCTGCGCCGACTGGATCTTCCGGTGCCAGCCGCCCTGCTTCAGACAGCGGATTGCGGACCGAGCAGAGATGCTTGA
- a CDS encoding alpha/beta hydrolase, with translation MSNRELYPEQHTIDSGVSQVWVGVQPGEGPAIVLLHGFPDDSTIYDRLTPELAGRHVVTIDFGGYGLSPREDRRWTDGQRETEVVAVLEQLSLIGVTLVGHDASVAVAINVTLDHLSLVGKLVLLNGYFHSDPALRLPDMIRLFGTPELHLLSDALMEDPQLRGWLLNHSGRQFGIDASAAENVAAHSILPQYFGSAEHPDARTAIRQWTATLFPEMHANDVRVRNGDLQQSTVPVVVAFGDGDPYLTAEIAGNIGALFPNVDVMPVADASHWPQWDQPHAVAVHLR, from the coding sequence ATGAGCAACCGAGAGCTTTATCCCGAGCAGCACACCATCGACAGTGGGGTCTCGCAGGTGTGGGTGGGCGTGCAACCGGGAGAGGGCCCGGCGATCGTCTTGTTGCATGGTTTCCCCGACGACTCGACCATCTACGACCGGTTGACACCGGAGCTCGCGGGCAGGCACGTGGTCACCATCGACTTCGGTGGGTACGGACTGTCGCCCCGGGAGGACCGGCGCTGGACGGATGGGCAGCGCGAGACCGAAGTCGTTGCCGTCCTCGAACAGCTGTCGCTGATCGGTGTCACACTCGTCGGACATGACGCCAGCGTGGCCGTCGCCATCAATGTGACGCTCGACCACCTGTCGTTGGTCGGCAAGCTGGTGCTGCTCAACGGGTATTTCCACTCCGACCCGGCGCTCCGGCTGCCCGACATGATCCGCCTGTTCGGCACGCCAGAACTCCACCTCCTATCGGATGCCCTCATGGAGGATCCGCAACTGCGGGGATGGCTCCTGAACCATTCCGGCCGACAATTCGGGATCGACGCCAGCGCAGCGGAAAATGTCGCCGCTCACTCGATCCTGCCCCAGTACTTCGGCAGTGCCGAGCACCCGGATGCTCGCACTGCGATCAGGCAATGGACGGCGACCCTGTTTCCAGAGATGCACGCAAACGACGTCCGGGTCCGGAACGGCGACCTGCAGCAGTCGACTGTTCCCGTGGTCGTCGCGTTCGGCGACGGCGACCCCTACCTGACCGCAGAGATCGCAGGCAACATCGGGGCGCTGTTCCCGAACGTCGACGTCATGCCGGTCGCAGACGCGTCTCATTGGCCGCAGTGGGACCAGCCGCACGCCGTCGCCGTTCACCTCCGCTAG